One window from the genome of Choloepus didactylus isolate mChoDid1 chromosome 2, mChoDid1.pri, whole genome shotgun sequence encodes:
- the SESN2 gene encoding sestrin-2 isoform X2, whose amino-acid sequence MIVADSECRAELKGYLPFARGSGGGGAGAEEVLREGPESLEQHLGLEALMSSGRVDNLAVVMGLHPDYLSSFWRLHYLLLHTDGPLASSWRHYIAIMAAARHQCSYLVGYHMAEFLQTGGDPEWLLGLHRAPEKIRKLSEINKLLAHRPWLITKEHIQALLKTGEHSWSLAELIQALVLLTHCHSLASFVFGCGILPEGDPEGSPAPQAPSPPSEQSSPPSRDPLNNSGGFEAARDVDALVERMRQLQESLLQDEGASQEEMESRFELEKSESLLVTPAADILEPSPCPDMLCFVEDPTFGYEDFTRRGAQAPPTFRAQDYTWEDHGYSLIQRLYPEGGQLLDEKFQAAYSLTYNTIAMHSGVDTSVLRRAIWNYIHCVFGIRYDDYDYGEVNQLLERNLKVYIKTVACYPEKTTRRMYNLFWRHFRHSEKVHVNLLLLEARMQAALLYALRAITRYMT is encoded by the exons ATGATCGTTGCGGACTCCGAGTGCCGCGCTGAGCTCAAGGGCTACCTGCCGTTCGCCCggggcagcggcggcggcggcgccgggGCCGAAGAG GTCCTTCGGGAGGGGCCTGAGAGCCTGGAGCAGCACCTGGGGCTGGAGGCGCTGATGTCCTCAGGGCGGGTGGACAACCTGGCGGTGGTGATGGGCCTGCACCCCGACTACCTGAGCAGCTTCTGGCGCCTGCACTACTTGCTGCTGCACACGGATGGGCCCCTGGCTAGCTCCTGGCGCCATTATATTGCCATCATG GCTGCCGCCCGCCACCAGTGCTCCTACCTGGTGGGCTACCACATGGCCGAGTTTCTGCAGACTGGCGGTGACCCTGAGTGGCTGCTGGGCCTCCACCGTGCCCCTGAGAAGATACGCAAATTGAGTGAGATCAACAAGCTGCTGGCACATCGGCCATGGCTCATCACCAAAGAGCATATCCAG gcCCTGCTGAAGACGGGTGAGCACAGCTGGTCCCTGGCCGAGCTCATCCAGGCCCTGGTCTTGCTCACCCACTGCCACTCACTGGCCTCCTTCGTGTTTGGCTGTGGCATCCTCCCTGAGGGGGACCCAGAGGGCAGCCCTGCTCCCCAGGCGCCTTCACCACCCAGTGAGCAAAGCAGCCCCCCCAGCAGGGACCCGTTGAACAACTCTGGG GGCTTTGAAGCTGCACGCGATGTGGACGCTCTGGTGGAACGCATGAGGCAGCTGCAGGAGAGCTTGCTGCAGGACGAAGGGGCATCCCAGGAGGAGATGGAGAGCCGCTTTGAGCTGGAGAAGTCGGAGAGCCTGCTGGTGACCCCTGCAG CTGACATCCTGGAGCCGTCTCCATGCCCAGACATGCTTTGCTTTGTGGAAGACCCCACTTTCGGATATGAGGACTTCACCCGACGAGGGGCTCAGGCACCCCCCACCTTCCGAGCCCAG GACTATACCTGGGAAGACCATGGCTACTCACTGATCCAACGGCTCTACCCCGAGGGTGGGCAGCTGCTGGACGAGAAGTTCCAGGCAGCCTATAGCCTTACTTACAACACCATCGCCATGCACAGTGGTGTGGACACCTCCGTGCTCCGCAGGGCCATCTGGAACTACATCCACTGTGTCTTTGGTATCAG ATACGATGACTACGACTATGGGGAAGTGAACCAGCTCCTGGAGCGGAACCTCAAGGTCTATATCAAGACGGTGGCCTGCTACCCAGAGAAGACCACTCGGAGGATGTACAACCTCTTCTGGAGGCACTTCCGCCACTCAGAGAAG GTCCACGTGAACTTGCTGCTCCTGGAGGCCCGGATGCAAGCCGCCCTGCTCTACGCCCTCCGGGCCATCACCCGTTACATGACCTGA
- the SESN2 gene encoding sestrin-2 isoform X1 produces MIVADSECRAELKGYLPFARGSGGGGAGAEEGQRESRVRRGPRGPSAFIPVEEVLREGPESLEQHLGLEALMSSGRVDNLAVVMGLHPDYLSSFWRLHYLLLHTDGPLASSWRHYIAIMAAARHQCSYLVGYHMAEFLQTGGDPEWLLGLHRAPEKIRKLSEINKLLAHRPWLITKEHIQALLKTGEHSWSLAELIQALVLLTHCHSLASFVFGCGILPEGDPEGSPAPQAPSPPSEQSSPPSRDPLNNSGGFEAARDVDALVERMRQLQESLLQDEGASQEEMESRFELEKSESLLVTPAADILEPSPCPDMLCFVEDPTFGYEDFTRRGAQAPPTFRAQDYTWEDHGYSLIQRLYPEGGQLLDEKFQAAYSLTYNTIAMHSGVDTSVLRRAIWNYIHCVFGIRYDDYDYGEVNQLLERNLKVYIKTVACYPEKTTRRMYNLFWRHFRHSEKVHVNLLLLEARMQAALLYALRAITRYMT; encoded by the exons ATGATCGTTGCGGACTCCGAGTGCCGCGCTGAGCTCAAGGGCTACCTGCCGTTCGCCCggggcagcggcggcggcggcgccgggGCCGAAGAG GGACAGAGGGAGAGCCGGGTTCGGCGAGGCCCTCGAGGGCCCAGCGCCTTTATCCCTGTGGAGGAG GTCCTTCGGGAGGGGCCTGAGAGCCTGGAGCAGCACCTGGGGCTGGAGGCGCTGATGTCCTCAGGGCGGGTGGACAACCTGGCGGTGGTGATGGGCCTGCACCCCGACTACCTGAGCAGCTTCTGGCGCCTGCACTACTTGCTGCTGCACACGGATGGGCCCCTGGCTAGCTCCTGGCGCCATTATATTGCCATCATG GCTGCCGCCCGCCACCAGTGCTCCTACCTGGTGGGCTACCACATGGCCGAGTTTCTGCAGACTGGCGGTGACCCTGAGTGGCTGCTGGGCCTCCACCGTGCCCCTGAGAAGATACGCAAATTGAGTGAGATCAACAAGCTGCTGGCACATCGGCCATGGCTCATCACCAAAGAGCATATCCAG gcCCTGCTGAAGACGGGTGAGCACAGCTGGTCCCTGGCCGAGCTCATCCAGGCCCTGGTCTTGCTCACCCACTGCCACTCACTGGCCTCCTTCGTGTTTGGCTGTGGCATCCTCCCTGAGGGGGACCCAGAGGGCAGCCCTGCTCCCCAGGCGCCTTCACCACCCAGTGAGCAAAGCAGCCCCCCCAGCAGGGACCCGTTGAACAACTCTGGG GGCTTTGAAGCTGCACGCGATGTGGACGCTCTGGTGGAACGCATGAGGCAGCTGCAGGAGAGCTTGCTGCAGGACGAAGGGGCATCCCAGGAGGAGATGGAGAGCCGCTTTGAGCTGGAGAAGTCGGAGAGCCTGCTGGTGACCCCTGCAG CTGACATCCTGGAGCCGTCTCCATGCCCAGACATGCTTTGCTTTGTGGAAGACCCCACTTTCGGATATGAGGACTTCACCCGACGAGGGGCTCAGGCACCCCCCACCTTCCGAGCCCAG GACTATACCTGGGAAGACCATGGCTACTCACTGATCCAACGGCTCTACCCCGAGGGTGGGCAGCTGCTGGACGAGAAGTTCCAGGCAGCCTATAGCCTTACTTACAACACCATCGCCATGCACAGTGGTGTGGACACCTCCGTGCTCCGCAGGGCCATCTGGAACTACATCCACTGTGTCTTTGGTATCAG ATACGATGACTACGACTATGGGGAAGTGAACCAGCTCCTGGAGCGGAACCTCAAGGTCTATATCAAGACGGTGGCCTGCTACCCAGAGAAGACCACTCGGAGGATGTACAACCTCTTCTGGAGGCACTTCCGCCACTCAGAGAAG GTCCACGTGAACTTGCTGCTCCTGGAGGCCCGGATGCAAGCCGCCCTGCTCTACGCCCTCCGGGCCATCACCCGTTACATGACCTGA